A genomic segment from Ciconia boyciana chromosome 5, ASM3463844v1, whole genome shotgun sequence encodes:
- the HS3ST1 gene encoding heparan sulfate glucosamine 3-O-sulfotransferase 1: MAAFLLGAVLLIVQPQIVPSTPAINSKAETSQSVQRELLKKTSQKNDFKENIHSNGSCRQLPQTIIIGVRKGGTRALLEMLSLHPDIAAAETEVHFFDWEDHYRNGLQWYINQMPLSYPHQITVEKTPAYFTSPKVPERVYNMNQSMRLLLILRDPSERVLSDYTQVFYNHMQKHKPYPSIEQFLIKDGELNVDYKAINRSLYYIHMQNWLKYFPLDCIHIVDGDKLIKDPFPEIEKVERFLKLSPQINASNFYFNKTKGFYCLRDSGRERCLHESKGRAHPQVDTWLLEKLHEYFHEPNKKFFELVGRTFDWHSFVAS, from the coding sequence ATGGCAGCTTTTCTGCTGGGAGCTGTGTTGCTTATTGTTCAACCTCAGATAGTGCCTTCCACACCGGCTATAAATTCGAAGGCTGAGACTTCACAGTCTGTTCAGAGagagcttttaaagaaaacatctcaaaaaaaTGACTTCAAGGAAAACATTCATTCTAACGGATCATGCCGGCAGCTGCCACAGACTATCATTATTGGAGTGAGAAAAGGTGGAACAAGAGCTTTGTTAGAGATGTTGAGTCTCCATCCAGATATTGCGGCAGCAGAAACTGAAGTTCACTTCTTTGACTGGGAAGATCATTACAGAAATGGATTGCAGTGGTACATTAATCAAATGCCACTCTCTTATCCCCATCAGATCACCGTGGAAAAAACTCCAGCATATTTCACATCACCTAAAGTGCCTGAAAGAGTTTATAACATGAACCAATCAATGAGACTACTCCTTATTTTAAGAGACCCAAGTGAGAGAGTACTATCAGATTACACCCAAGTGTTCTATAATCACATGCAGAAGCACAAGCCGTATCCATCCATTGAACAATTCCTGATTAAAGATGGTGAACTCAATGTGGACTACAAGGCAATAAACAGAAGCTTATACTACATTCACATGCAAAACTGGCTGAAGTATTTTCCTCTTGATTGTATCCACATTGTAGATGGGGATAAACTAATCAAAGATCCCTTCCCAGAAATAGAGAAGGTAGAGAGATTTTTGAAGTTATCACCACAGATAAATGCttcaaacttttatttcaataaaactaAAGGCTTCTACTGCCTAAGGGACAGTGGTAGAGAGCGTTGTTTACATGAGTCAAAAGGACGAGCACACCCACAAGTAGATACCTGGTTACTCGAGAAACTACATGAATATTTCCATGAACCCAACAAGAAATTTTTTGAGCTTGTGGGCAGAACATTTGACTGGCACTCATTTGTGGCAAGTTAG